One window of the Colias croceus chromosome 5, ilColCroc2.1 genome contains the following:
- the LOC123691634 gene encoding trypsin-like codes for MGAVKSFIILCFCLLAVQDALCRRQVRLSHHGKIVGGYNTTIENFPYQVYLLLRRGTDYFQCGGSILNDQNILTAAHCLAGMQEVFVRAGSTNSDEGGTMYSTTSFSQHPRYNARTSDYDVGVVTLRQRIPLDGTNMKAVTLVSRGASVPAGDNVTVSGWGATSENGPTSKNLMAVQVPVVSNADCKTTYGKSITSRMFCAGVPEGGKDSCQGDSGGPVVFSSSEKQAGVVSFGIGCAREGTPGVYSNLANSAIRTWIKLRTGV; via the exons ATGGGGGCGGTGAAAAGTTTcataattttgtgtttttgtttgttggcTGTGcaag ATGCATTATGCCGACGCCAGGTCCGTCTCAGTCACCACGGGAAGATAGTTGGCGGCTACAACACGACAATCGAGAACTTTCCATACCAAGTATATCTGTTACTACGAAGAGGCACAGATTACTTCCAATGTGGAGGGTCCATACTCAACGATCAGAATATTCTGACAGCTGCTCACTGCTTGGCGGG AATGCAAGAAGTCTTCGTTAGAGCGGGTAGCACAAATTCTGACGAGGGTGGAACAATGTATTCCACAACCAGTTTCTCCCAGCATCCACGGTATAACGCAAGGACCAGTGACTATGACGTCGGTGTGGTGACGCTTCGTCAGCGGATCCCACTGGATGGTACTAATATGAAAGCTGTGACGCTTGTGTCTAGAGGGGCTAGTGTTCCTGCAGGAGATAATGTCACTGTATCGGGCTGGGGAGCTACTTCC GAAAACGGTCCAACAAGCAAGAATTTGATGGCAGTTCAAGTGCCGGTCGTGTCCAATGCTGATTGCAAAACAACGTATGGGAAAAGCATTACGTCTAGAATGTTCTGTGCCGGTGTTCCGGAGGGCGGCAAAGATTCTTGTCAG GGAGATTCAGGAGGACCAGTTGTATTTTCATCGTCAGAAAAACAAGCTGGAGTCGTGTCATTTGGTATTGGTTGCGCTCGAGAGGGCACACCGGGTGTCTATAGTAACTTAGCTAACTCCGCCATCCGAACATGGATAAAACTTCGGACTGGAGTTTAA